The Streptomyces uncialis genomic interval GCAGTTCGTTCTGCTGGGTGTGGCTCGGCAGCAGATTGCCGTCGATGGCCTCCCCGTCCAGCGCGGACAGGTCGTACCACCCGGTGACGAATGTGTCCCCGCCCTTGTCCCGCAACTGGGCGCGGACCTGGACGGCGACGTTCTGCTGCAACGGGTTCGGCGCGAACAGCTTCCAGTTCTGCTCGAACTCCGGGTACACCCAGTCGTCTATGGCCTCGCTGTGCTGCTTGGTCAGCGTGTTGGACGGCGCGACATGCAGGAAGACGATCGCGAGATGGGTACCGGCGGCGACGGCGATCAACGCGAGCGCGAGGGCCGCGACGATCTGCTGCCCGAACGGCAGCCCCGCTATGCCCGCGCGGGGCGGGGCGGCGGGGGCGGCGGGCCTGCCGGGGGTGCCGGGCCCGCCGGGAGTGCCCGGTGCGGTGTGGGTGCCTGGTGCGGCGGTGGGCCAGGTGCGGTTGTCGGGGGCCGGGGTGCCCGCGGGGGGCCAGGCGGCACCCGGAGGCCAGGCGGCACCGGTGTGTGGGGTGCCACCCGGTGGAGGCCAGGCGGCACCGGGGAGCGGGGCGCCGGGGGCGTTGGCCGTGGGGCCGTCGGAGCCCGGTACGGGGCCCGGTACGGGGCCCACCAGGCCCGGGATGGGGGTGGGGACCGGGCCCAGCACCGGACCGGGGGCCTGGCTGCGGCGCTGACCGGGGACGGGGCGGGGGCGGGGAGGACCGGGGTCGGCGTCTGCGTCGGCATCGACGTCGGTGTCGGTGTCGGTGCCAGCGCCAGGGCCGGCGTCGGCATCAGGGCCGGAACCGGGGCCGGGGCCGGAGTCAGGAACCGGATCGGGGTCCGGGGTGTCCGCGCGGGCCGCGGGGGCTTCGGACGCGGCCGGGGCTTGCGCCAGGGCGTCCGCCGGGTCACCGGCGGGTGTCTTCGACACCGGGCCGGCCGATCCGTCGGCCGACCCGTCAACCGACCCGTCAACCGGCTCGCGGACCGGCTCGCGGACCGGCTCAGGGACCGACCCGTCGGCCGGGGCGTCGAGCGGGCCGGGAGGGGGCGCGGACCGGGGTTCGTGGGCCCCGTCCTCCTCACGCGCACCCCGTGCGCCCCGCGCCTCACCGTCGTACGAGTTCATACCGCCCCGCTTCCGCTTCCGGTCCGATGCCGCGCCGCCCCGCCGCTCTCGCTTCGGCACGCTACTCAGGGCCGCCCGCCCGGCACAGCGTCATGGGGTTATCCACAGGGTTGACACCCTACGGGGCGGGGTCTCACCATTGAATCCGACGAACCGAACGATCGGTCGGTACACTGATCGGGAGCGGCCCGCACCGGACCGGGGCGGGCCGGAAGCCGATCGGGGGCGGACCGAAGCCGATCGCGCCGTGGACCACGGGCGCATCGGGGCGAAGCGGGACCAAGTCAGGCCGAATCAAGATCGAGCAGAGCCGGATCAGGGCCGGATCGGGATCGAAGGGGACGGGCATGGCGACAGCAGCGGCGCGACAGGCGGCCGGTACGGCACCGGAGGGCGCCGCCGAGGCGGTGCACACAGCCGCTTTGGAGGCGGTGTTCGACGCGGCGGTGGCGGCCGACGAGCGGATCGAACCACGTGACTGGATGCCGGACGCCTATCGGGCGACGCTGGTCCGGCAGATCGCCCAGCACGCCCATTCCGAGATCATCGGTATGCAGCCCGAGGCCAACTGGATCACCCGCGCCCCCTCGCTGCGGCGCAAGGCCATCCTGATGGCCAAGGTGCAGGACGAGGCCGGGCACGGTCTGTATCTCTACGGCGCCGCGGAAACCCTCGGAGCCAGCCGGGACGACCTCCTGGACAAGCTGCACACCGGCCGCCAGAAGTACTCCTCGATCTTCAACTACCCCACCCTGACCTGGGCCGATGTCGGCGCGATCGGCTGGCTGGTGGACGGCGCCGCGATCACCAACCAGGTCCCGCTCTGCCGCTGCTCCTACGGCCCGTACGCCCGCGCGATGGTCCGCGTCTGCAAGGAGGAGTCGTTCCATCAGCGCCAGGGCTACGAGCTCCTGCTCGCCCTCAGCCGGGGCACCGACGCACAGCACGCGATGGCCCAGGACGCGATCGACCGCTGGTGGTGGCCGTCCCTGATGATGTTCGGCCCGCCGGACGGTGAGTCACCGCATTCGGCGCAGTCGACGGCGTGGAAGATCAAGCGGCATTCGAACGACGAGCTGCGACAGCGCTTCGTGGACATCTGCGTCCCCCAGGCCGAGTCCCTGGGCCTCGCCCTCCCGGACCCTGACCTGCGGTGGAACGAGGAGCGGGGGCACCACGACTTCGGCGCCATCGACTGGACGGAGTTCTGGGAGGTGCTGAAGGGGAACGGCCCCTGCAACGACGAGCGGATCTCCCGGCGCCGCCGCGCCCACGAGGAGGGCGCCTGGGTCCGGGAAGCGGCGGCCGCCCACGCGCGCAAGCACACCCCCGGCGCCGCCGCAGGCGGCCACCCGCCCGCCACGGACCCCACGCACCCCACGGACCCCACGGACCCCACGGACCCCACGACATCAGCGGAATCAGCGGACGGCACGGCACCGTCGGGCGCTCCGGCCCCGGCACCGGCCGGGAGCGGGAAGGCGACGGCATGAGCGACACGACGGACTGGCCGCTGTGGGAGGTCTTCGTACGCTCCCGGCGCGGCCTGTCGCACACCCACGCGGGAAGCCTGCACGCCCCGGACGCCGCGATGGCCCTGCGCAACGCCCGGGACCTGTACACCCGGCGCGGCGAAGGCGTCTCGCTGTGGGTCGTCCCCTCCACCGCGATCACCGCCTCGTCGCCCGACGAGAAGGACCCGTTCTTCGAACCGGCGGCCGACAAGGCGTACCGGCACCCGACGTTCTACGAGATCCCGGAAGGGGTGAAGCACCTGTGACGCGCACCGTCCCGCCCACGCCGACCGCCCTCCCCACCACGCGTCCCACCGCGCACCCCGCCGCGCTGCCCCTCGGTGACGACGCGCTCGTGCTCTCGCACCGGCTGGGCGAGTGGGCGGGCAACGCCCCGGTGCTGGAGGAGGAGGTCGCCCTGGCGAACATCGCCCTGGACCTGCTCGGCCAGGCCCGGATACTGCTGTCGATGGCCGGTGACGAGGACGAACTGGCGTACCTCCGCGAGGAACGCGCCTTCCGCAACCTCCAGTTGGTCGAGCAGCCGAACGGCGACTTCGCCCACACCATCGCCCGTCAGCTCTACTTCTCCACGTACCAGCGGCTGCTGCACGAGGCGCTGGCCGCCGGTGACACGCCCTTCGCACCGCTCGCGGCGAAGGCCGTCAAGGAAGTGGCGTACCACCAGGACCACGCCGAGCAGTGGACCCTGCGCCTCGGCGACGGCACGCGGGAGAGCCGGGCGCGGATGAGCCGGGCGACCGAGGCCCTGTGGCGGTACACCGGTGAGATGTTCCAGCCGCTCGACGGCCTCGACCTGGACTGGGCCGGGATACGGGACGCGTGGACGCGTTCCGTGAGCGGCGTCCTGGAGGCGGCCACCCTCGCCCTGCCCGAGGGCCCGCAGTCCGGTGCGTGGCGCGCGGGCGCGGGCCGGGACGGTCTGCACACCGAGTCGTTCGGCCGGATGCTCGCCGAGATGCAGCATCTGCACCGCAGCCACCCGGGGGCGTCATGGTGACCACCCACAGCGTCCCCGGGGCGGCAAGCCCCGCCGCGACGGACGACCGCGGCCAGGAGCCCGGCACGGACACCGCCCTCGAAGCGCGGCTGCGGCGGCTCGCCGGATCGGTGCTCGACCCCGAACTGCCGGTGATCACCCTCGCGGAGCTCGGCGTGCTGCGCGCGGTGCGGCTGCGCGGCCCCGGCCGGGTGGAGGTCGACCTCACCCCCACGTACACCGGCTGCCCGGCCGTCGAGGCCATGTCCCTGGACATCGAGCGCGTGCTGCACGCGCACGGCATACCCGATGTGACGGTCCGTTCGGTGCTCGCCCCCGCCTGGACCACCGACGACATCACCGACGAAGGCCGCCGCAAGCTCCGCGAGTTCGGCATCGCCCCGCCCCGCACCCAGCGCCCCACGAGCCCGGTCGAGATCCGGCTCGGGCCGACCCGGGCGGCGGACCCGTCCGCCGCGGCCCCCGCCCCGGCCGCCCTGGAGCCGGTGACCTGCCCGGTCTGCGGATCGGCCGACACCGAACTGCTCAGCAGATTCTCCTCGACGGCGTGCAAGGCCCTGCGCCGCTGTCTTGCCTGCCGGGAGCCCTTCGACCACTTCAAGGAGCTGTGATGGCCCGCTTCCACGCGCTCCGGGTGGCCGCGGTCGACCGGCTCACCGACGACTCCGTCGCCCTCACCTTCGACGTACCGCCGGAGCTGCGCGCCTCCTACCGGCACGCGCCCGGCCAGCATCTGGCCCTGCGCCGCGTCCTGGACGGCACGGAGGTGCGCCGCACGTACTCCATCTGCTCACCCGCGCCGGGTCCCGAGGGGCCCCGGACACTGCGCGTGGGGGTGCGGCTGGTCGACGGCGGCGCCTTCTCGACCTACGCGCTGAAGGACCTCACCGTCGGCGACGAGGTCGATGTGATGCTCCCGGCCGGCCGGTTCACCCTCGACCCCGCGCCCGGACGGTACGCGGCGGTGGTCGGCGGCAGCGGGATCACCCCCGTCCTGTCGATAGCGGGGACCCTGCTGGAGCGCGAGCCCGAGGCCCGGTTCTGTCTGCTGCGCGGTGACCGGACGACGGCGTCGACCATGTTCCTGGAGGAGGTGGCCGACCTCAAGGACCGCTTCCCCGACCGCTTCCAGCTGGTGACGGCGCTGTCCCGCGAGGAGCAGCAGGCGGGCCTCGCCTCCGGTCGGCTGGACCGTGAGCGGCTGACGGCCCTGCTCCCGGCACTGCTTCCGGTGGAGCGGGTGGCGGGCTGGTTCCTGTGCGGGCCGCTGGGGCTGGTGGAGGGCGCCGAGCGGGCGCTGCTCGGCCTCGGGGTGTCGCGGTCCCGTATCCACGAGGAGATCTTCCATGTGGACGCCGCGCCCGCCCCGGCGGACCGCGTGCCCGCTCCCGCGCACAGCTCGGTCACGGCGCGGCTCGACGGACGCGCGGGGACCTGGGCGGTCCAGGACGGCGAGACGCTGCTCGAAGCGGTGCTGCGCAACCGGCCGGACGCCCCGTACGCGTGCAAGGGCGGCGTATGCGGTACGTGCCGGGCGTTCCTGGTCTCCGGTGAGGTACGGATGGACCGCAACTTCGCGCTGGAGCCGGAGGAGACCGGCGCGGGATTCGTCCTGGCGTGCCAGTCCCGTCCGGTGACGGAGGAAGTGGAGCTGGACTTCGACCGCTGACCGTCCGCCGCGGCCCGGGTACGCCCGGGCCGACGCGGGCTCCGTCCCGTCGGCCCGAGGTGCGTCCCGGTACGCGAGGTCCCGTCCAGGCGACGCGAGGTCCGTCCCCGTAGGCCCGGGCGGGGTGCGCCCGGCCGAGCGGGAGGGGGTCAGGTCAGACGACGAAGCCCGGGTTTCCCTTGGGGTCGGTCACGGGACGGCCCTCGGCCTGCCACGCCTCCATGCCCCCGGCGACGTTCGCCGCGTCGATACCCTGCTGCGCGAGGTACATCGTCACCTGGGCGGAGCGCCCGCCCGAGCGGCAGATGACATGGACGCGGCCGTCCTGCGGAGCGGCCTCGGTCAGCTCCCCGTAGCGGGCGACGAACTCGCTCATCGGGATGTGCAGGGCGCCTGCCGCGTGGCCCGCCTCCCATTCGTCGTCCTCGCGGACATCGAGCAGGAAGTCACCGTCCGAGAGGTCGGAGACGCCGACCGTGGGCACACCAGATCCGAGATGCATGCCCCCGACGCTACCCGACCTACCCGACCGGGTCCGCCTCGCCGTCCGGGCGCGGGGAGCCACCGGCCGCGGGTCCCGGAGCGGACGGGCCGGGCTCCGGCTGCTTGGGGGTGGGCAGATCGGCCGGGTCCGTGGCCGGGAAGGGGAACGTCGACGGGGCGGGGGCCTCGGGCGCGCGCGCCCCGAGCTGCCTCACGAGCCCGTCCAGCTCGCTCTCGCGTTCACCGACCTGGGTCAGCAGCTGCTCGGCGATCTCGTCCAGCAGGTGGTCCGGGTCCTCGGGCGCCATCCGCAGCATCGCGCCGATCGCGCTCTCCTCCAGCTCCCGCGCCACGACGGTCAGCAGCTCCTTGCGCTGCGACAGCCACTCCAGCCGGGCATACAGCTCCTCGCTGCGGCTGGGCCGCCACTCGGCCGGTACGGGGCCCGCGGCCCACTCCTCGGCGAGCTCCCGCAGCAGGGCCTCGTCGCCCCGGGCGTACGCGGCGTTCACCTGGGTGATGAACTCGTCACGGCGTTCGCGTTCCGCTTCGTCCTGCGCGAGGTCGGGGTGCGCCTTGCGGGCCAGCTCCCGGTACAGCTTGCGGGCCTCCTCGCTGGGCCGGACCCGCTCGGGCGGCCGCACCGGCTGGTCGGTGAGCATCGCGGCGGCCTCGGGGGACAGCCCGTCCGAACTCAGCCAGCCGTGGAACAACTCCTCGACGGCGGGCATCGGCATGACCCGCGCCCACGCCTCGGCCGCGGCACGCTTGTCCTCGGGGTCGCCGCTGAGCTTCGCCCGCGCGTCCGCGATCTGCGCGTCCAGCTCGTCGAGACGGGTGTACATCGGGCCCAGCTTCTGGTGGTGCAGCCGGGAGAAGTTGTCGACCTCGATACGGAACGTCTCGACGGCGATCTCGTACTCGATCAATGCCTGCTCGGCGACGCGGACGGCTCGTTCCAGCCGTTCCTCGGGGCGCGCGGCGGTGGTCTCCGTGCCGGGCTCCCGCGCGGCCGCTTCGGTGGGCTGCGCGGTCCTCCCGGACTCGGCGGCTTCGGCGGACTCAGATTCGGGACTCGTCACCCGTCCAGCGTAGGGCCTGCGGCCGCCCGTAGGTTCCTGTACTGGGCGTACTTGTCCCCGTGCGGGTCGCCTTCGCTTGCGCTTGTGAGGTCCGTCCGGGTGGGCGCACTTCGTTCCGGTGCCGTCGCTCGGTGGGTGCGCAGTTCCCCGCGCCCCTGGATGCTGCCCCGATCCGTTGTCCGTCGGGTGCGGGTCGCCCTCGTCTTTGCGCAGTTCCCCGCGCCCCTGAGGTTCCCCACCTGGACGTACCTGTTCCCGTGCGGGTCGGACGGGGGTGCGCAGTTCCCCGCGCCCCTGGATGCTGCCCCGATCCGTTGTCCGTCGGGTGCGGGTCGCCCTCGTCTTTGCGCAGTTCCCCGCGCCCCTGAAGGGGCGCCCCTTGCTGTTGTCCGTTGTCTGCGGACCCCCCCTCCTCGCGCAGTCGCCCGGCTACGGGAGGGGGTGGGCGGGAATCTCTGCTCGCAGACTCCGATGCTCTTCAGTCGGGTCACCGGACGACTTACCGAGCGTGTCGGATCGAGGACGGAGAATCCCGACCGGCACCGACCCGAAGTACCGGCCGGACGCGCCCCAAAGGGGCGCGGGGAACTGCGCGAAACCACCGAGCGACGGCACAGGAACGAAATGCGTCCACCCGGACAGACCTAGGAGGCGCAAGCGAAGGCGACCCGCGGGGAACTGCGCACCCCACGAGCGACGGCACAGGAACGAAGTACGCCACGCCGGACAGACCTCAGAAGCGAAGGCGACCCGCACGGGGAACCCCGGGGGCGAGGGGGACGAAGGACCCCCTAGACCCCCAGCTCCGCGGCCACGCGGCCACCCCGCACCGCCGCCAGCAACGCCGCGTGATCCGCCTCCGTACGGTCCGCGTACGCCACCGCGAACGCCGCCACCCCCGCGTCGAACTCGTCGTTCTTGCCGCAGTAGCCCGCGAGCACCCGCGGGTCCGCGCTGTGCGCGTGGGCGCGAGCCAGCAGCGCCCCGGTCATCCGCCCGTAGTCGTCGAGCTGGTCGGCGGCGAGGGCGGCCGGATCGACACTGCCCTTGCGGTTGCGGAACTGGCGCACCTGGAACGGACGGCCCTCGACCGTCGTCCAGCCGAGAAGCATGTCGCTGACGACCTGCATCCGCTTCTGCCCCCGGACGACCCGCCGCCCCTCGTGATCCGGCTCGGGCGCCGTGAACCCGGCCGTCGCCAGATGGGGCACGAGCACGGAGGGACGGGCCTCCTTGACCTGGAGTATCAGCGGCTCGCCCCGGTGGTCGAGCAGCAGCACGACATACGAGCGGGTGCCGACACTGCCGGTGCCGACGACCCGGAACGCCACGTCCTGGACGGTGTACCGGGCGAGCAGCGGCACCCGGTCGTCCGCGACGGTGTCCACGTACTCCGCGAGGGACGACGCCACCGACAGCGCCTCCTCGTCGGAGATCCGGCTCAGCACGGGCGGCGCGGCCAGAAAGCGCCGGCCACCGCCTTCGACGGGCTCCGTCGACCTCTCGGCGAACCGGCCACTGGTGTTGTTCCGGGCCTTCTCGCCGACCTTGCGCAAGGTGCCGGCCAGATCCTGGGCGTCCGCGTGGGAGACGAGCTCCTCGTCCGCGATGGCGTTCCACGCGTCCAGCGCGGGAAGCTTCGCCAGCAGCCGCATCGTGCGCCGGTACGCGCCGACCGCGTCGAAGGCGGCCCGCTCGCATATCCCGTCGCCCGCGCCCGTCTCCCGTCCGGCGAGGACGAGCGAGGTCGCGAGCCGCTTGACGTCCCACTCCCAGGGGCCGTGCACGGTCTCGTCGAAGTCGTTGAGGTCCATCACGAGCTCGCCGCGGGCGTCCCCGTACAGGCCGAAGTTCGCCGCGTGGGCGTCGCCGCAGAGCTGTGCGCCGACGCCGGTGACCGGGGTGCGCGCGAGGTCGTACGCCATGAGCCCGGCCGAGCCGCGCAGGAAGGCGAACGGGCTCGCGGCCATCCGGCCGACCCGTATCGGGGTCAGCTCCGGCAGCCGGCCCTGGTTGGACTCCACCACGGCCGTGACCGCGTCGGGACGCCCGGCGTCCGGCTCGAACCGGGCGTGCGCGCCGCGGGGGACCCGCTCCCGCAACGCCTTGCCCGCGTCCTTCGCGGACTCACCCGGCACCGGGGAGCCGTTGGCGAACCCCCGCACCCGCGAGAGCCGCACGGAACGGGCCGCACCCAGCGCCACCGCTTCGCCGTCCTCCTCGCCACCGCCGCCGGAACCGGCGTACACCGCCGCACCCCCGGTCGGATCCGCTTCCGGCTCCGCACCCACCAGATCCTTGGCCATCACGACCGCCCCCTCCCTCGTACGGCACCCGCCCGCCGCCGGCCCGCATCGGATCGCACTGATGAGCGATGAACACCGATCGGCCAGAACCGTACCCCCACAACCGGAGTCCGCGTCAGCCCTGTGGACAACCGCGCCCGCCCGGCCCACCGGACCGTCCGACCCGCCCCCACCTGTGGAAAACCCGGCCACCCGTCCGAGTGAGACCCCGACGCACCCCCGACGCGGCCATCCCGCCGAGCCCGCCCCCACACCCCGATCCGGCCGAACCCGCACCCCACGACCCGTACCCCGCACCCCACAGACCCGCTGCCCCGTCGACCCGCTGGCCCACCGCCCCGTCGACCCAGCAGCCCGTCTCGGCGGCCAACCCTCTGCGACTAACCCCCGGTGGCCGGACCCGCGCCCCGCGGACCGCCCGTCGCCCTGGGCGCGATCTGCTCCCGGCACGCCTGCGCCTTCTCCGGCAGATAGGTCTCGGCCCACAGCCCCAGCGCGGCAAGCGCGGGCTTCAGCGCGGCGCCCGTCTCCGTCAGCCGGTACGCGACCCGCAGCGGGGGGCCCTCGACGACCTCGCGCAGGACAAGCCCCTCGGCGGACAACTCGCTGAGACGGTCCGACAGCATGCGCTCGCTGATCCCGGGGATCGCCCTGCGCAGATCGGAGAAGTGCACGGGCCCGTCGAGCAGGACGGCGATGATCAGGCCGGTCCAGCGCTTGCCGAGCAGGCCGAACACCCGGGTCATCCCGGCGTCCACCGTCGCGCACGGACCGGCACCGTGCGCGTCCGCGGGACCCGGCCCGTGACCTGGCCCGGGACGGGCCTCCGTACCGCCGCGACCCGCCGCACCCCGAACCGCCGCAGCGGTCGGCTCCATCGCGTCCGTCGCGTTCGCGTTGCTCTCCGGGGCCGCCATGCCCACCAGCGTACTGCCCCTCCGAGGCGGGCTGAGAAAAAGTAAGTAGCTGTGCTACTAATAGCTACGAACGGAAAGGACGGCACGTCCGTCCCCCATGGTCGACGCCCAGCGCCGTGCGCCGCCATGAGATGTCCGGAAAATGTCTGTCCGCACCGATACCAGGAGACTTGATGGCCACCCTCCTCCACCTGGACTCGTCCCTCTTCCCGACCGTCGGCTCCACCTCGCGCACCGTGACCGGCGCCTTCCGTGAGGTCTGGGAGGCGCGGCACCCGCACAGCTCGGTGGTCTACCGCGACCTGGCCGCCGACCCGGTCCCGCACCTCGACTCCGTCGCCGCGTCCGCCGGGTTCGCCGATCCGGCGACGCACACCGCCGAACAGGCCACCGCCTTCGCCGCCCGGCTGGCGCTGGTGGAGGAACTGGAGCGCGCGGACGCGGTGCTGATCGGCGCGCCCATGTACAACTTCTCGATCCCGTCCACCCTGAAGGCGTGGCTCGACCAGGTGATCCTTCCCGGCCGCACCGCCGGACCCGCGTCCACGCTCAAGGGCAAGCCCGTCACGGTCGTCGCCAGCCGGGGCGGTTCGTACGCCCCCGGGACGCCCCGCGAGTCCTTCGAGTACGTGCAGAACTACCTGGGCGACCTGCTGAGCGAGATGCTCTCCCTGGACGTCGACTTCATCGTCCCGGAGCTGACGCTGGCACGGACCAACCCGGCGATGGCGGAGCTGATACCACTCGCCGACGCCTCCCGCGAGAAGGCCCTGGAGGACGCGAACACCAAGGCGAAGTCGCTGGCCGACCGTCTCGTCTCGTCCGCCGCGTAGACGACGCACGCCGGTGCGGGTACGGAGGACACCCTCCGTACCCGCACCGGCGTACCCGTACGCACCCCACCGCCACCGGCCGACCGACCACCCCGCGCGCGTGGACGTCGATCCGGGGCACGAGCGGGCACCGCCGCACACGCGACTCAGTACCGACGGCCTCGGCCCCGAGCGGCACCGACGGCCCCAGCCCTGGCCCCGGCGGCCTCAGTGCTCGTGCCCGTCACCGCTCTCCCCGGACCCACCGGACCCACCGCTCTCGCCGGACTCCCCGGCGCCACCGGACTCCTTGGGCGTCGCGTCCGAGGGCCCGCCCGCCGGCTCGCCCGCCCGGACGGTGAACGCGGCCGTCCGCACCTCGCCCTTGTGCTGGAAGTCGAGGAACAGCCGGTACGTGCCCGTGCTGGGGGCCGTGGCGTGGAACGACACCTCCGGGCCGGGCTTCGTCCTGCCGTCGCCGGGCTCACCGCCCGGGTGGACATGCAGATAGCCGAGGTCACCGGAGCGCAGCGCGACCAGATGACCGTACGAGCCGAGGTAGGGCTGGAGGTCCGTGACCTCGCGGCCGTCCCTGCTGACCTTGAGCCGCAGCTGTTCGGCCGCGCCGGGACGCAGCTCACCCGCGAGGGTGACGGTGTATCCGTCGACGGTGGTGGTCCGGGACGGGGCCGGGACGGCGGACGGCCGGTAGGCGCCGGAGACGGCGAGGTCCGTGCCCAGCGTCAGATTGCCGGGGTCCTCGGCGTCGCCGCCAGGGGTGAAGTCCGCGAAGAGACGGTAGTCGCCCGCCTCGGGCAGCTTCACGGGGGTGCTCCAGGTGCCGTCGGCGGCCAGCTCGGGGTGCAGATGCCGATAGGTCGTCAGATCCCGTGAGGCGAGGATGAGATGGAGATCCTTGCCGTGCTCACGGGTGTACGAGGTGAGCTTCCCGCCCTGGTCGTCGCGGATGGTGAAGCGCAGGTCCGTCTCCCGGTCTGCCGCGATCCGCGGGGTCCCGAGGTCGAAGGTGTAGCCGCCCTCGGACACCTGGAGCCCACCGGGCCGCGCCTCACCCGCCCCACCCGCCCCCTCGCCCTTCGCCTTCTCCTTCTCCTGCGGCTGCTCCGAGGAGGCGTGCTCCCCGTGAGCGGCGGGTTCCGCGTTCACCGGGTCGACCCCCGCACCCACCCCGTAGGCGGTCCCGAAGGACGCCGCCAGTGCTGCGGCGAAAGCGGTGATCTTCACTGCGGTGTTCATGGCTGCTCCTTGTGGCGTCAGGCGGCATGACTGCGGTCGGCACGGGCGGGCCGTCCGGCCGCCCCACACCGCGAACCTATACCCCTGGGGGGTATATTTCCACTCCCCTGGAACGCTTGCCTTTCGATAGGGGGTGGGGGTATACATGACCTCGACGCAAGGATACCCCCACAGGGTATCCAGACAACTGTGGGACAGCCCGTCGCACGACCCGCCGGAAGACAGTCCCGGCACGTCCCGCCCCTACGTACCGAGGAGCAGTTGATGAGCACGACGCTCGCCCCGACCGAACAGGTCGAGCTGGCCATCGGCGGCATGACCTGCGCCTCGTGCGCCGCCCGGATCGAGAAGAAGCTCAACCGCATGGACGGTGTCGAGGCGACCGTCAACTACGCCACGGAGAAGGCCAAGGTCACGTACTCGGGCGACATCGCCGTCGAGGACCTGATCTCGACGGTCGAGGCGACCGGCTACACCGCCGCGCCACCCCCGCCGCCCGACACGGGGAACGGCGGACAAGCGGCCGGCACCACCGCGCCCACCGAGGCCGACGAGCTGCGCCCGCTGAAGCAGCGGCTGGTCACGGCCGTGCTGCTGTCCGTACCGGTCATCGCGATGGCGATGACCCCGGCCCTCCAGTTCGAGTACTGGCAGTGGCTGTCACTGACCCTCACCGCCCCGGTCGTCACCTACGCGGCCTGGCCCTTCCACCGCGCCGCCTGGACCAACGCCAAGCACGGCGCGGCCACCATGGACACCCTGATCTCGGTCGGCACCTCGGCCGCGCTGCTGTGGTCCCTGTGGGCCCTGTTCTTCGGCACCGCCGGTATGCCGGGCATGACGCACGCGTTCGAGCTGACCATCGCGCGCGGCGACGGCGCGGCGAACATCTATCTGGAGACCGCCGCGGGTGTCACCGCGTTCATCCTGGCCGGGCGCTACTTCGAGGCCCGCTCCAAGCGCAAGGCGGGCGCGGCCCTGAGGTCGCTGCTCGAACTGGGCGCCAAGGAGGTCACCGTCCTGCGGGACGGCCGTGAGGAGCTCATCCCCACCCAGGACCTGGCGGTCGGGGACCGCTTCCTGGTGCGCCCCGGCGAGAAGATCGCCACCGACGGCACCGTGGTGGAGGGCTCGTCCGCGGTGGACGCGTCGATGCTGACCGGTGAGTCCGTTCCCGTGGAGGTCCAGGTCGGCGACACCGTCACGGGCGCCACACTGAACGCCGGCGGACGTCTGGTCGTGGAGGCGACCCGGATCGGTTCCGACACCCAGCTCGCCCGGATCGCCCGGCTCGTGGAGGACGCGCAGAACGGCAAGGCCGCCGCCCAGCGCCTCGCGGACCGTATCTCCGCCGTGTTCGTGCCCGTGGTGATCGCCCTGGCACTCGGCACGCTCGGCTTCTGGCTCGGCAACGGCGCGGGACTCACCGCCGCGTTCACCGCCGCGGTCGCCGTACTGATCATCGCCTGCCCCTGCGCCCTCGGGCTCGCCACCCCGACCGCGCTGATGGTCGGCACCGGCCGGGGCGCGCAGCTCGGCATCCTGATCAAGGGCCCGGAGGTGCTGGAGACGACCCGCAAGGTCGACACGATCGTGCTGGACAAGACCGGTACGGTCACCACCGGCCGGATGACCCTGCTGCACGTACGGACCGCCGAGGGCCAGGACGAGACCGAGGTACTG includes:
- a CDS encoding DUF5819 family protein; its protein translation is MSKTPAGDPADALAQAPAASEAPAARADTPDPDPVPDSGPGPGSGPDADAGPGAGTDTDTDVDADADADPGPPRPRPVPGQRRSQAPGPVLGPVPTPIPGLVGPVPGPVPGSDGPTANAPGAPLPGAAWPPPGGTPHTGAAWPPGAAWPPAGTPAPDNRTWPTAAPGTHTAPGTPGGPGTPGRPAAPAAPPRAGIAGLPFGQQIVAALALALIAVAAGTHLAIVFLHVAPSNTLTKQHSEAIDDWVYPEFEQNWKLFAPNPLQQNVAVQVRAQLRDKGGDTFVTGWYDLSALDGEAIDGNLLPSHTQQNELRRAWDFFSNSHDNENRATGLRGALSERYVRRIAVMRLERLRAERPDERDGTIERVQMRSVTTNVAPPPWSGESADRKPTFRQLPWWLVDEDDKPLDAAGDPRAGEGRTEAGSR
- the paaA gene encoding 1,2-phenylacetyl-CoA epoxidase subunit PaaA, giving the protein MATAAARQAAGTAPEGAAEAVHTAALEAVFDAAVAADERIEPRDWMPDAYRATLVRQIAQHAHSEIIGMQPEANWITRAPSLRRKAILMAKVQDEAGHGLYLYGAAETLGASRDDLLDKLHTGRQKYSSIFNYPTLTWADVGAIGWLVDGAAITNQVPLCRCSYGPYARAMVRVCKEESFHQRQGYELLLALSRGTDAQHAMAQDAIDRWWWPSLMMFGPPDGESPHSAQSTAWKIKRHSNDELRQRFVDICVPQAESLGLALPDPDLRWNEERGHHDFGAIDWTEFWEVLKGNGPCNDERISRRRRAHEEGAWVREAAAAHARKHTPGAAAGGHPPATDPTHPTDPTDPTDPTTSAESADGTAPSGAPAPAPAGSGKATA
- the paaB gene encoding 1,2-phenylacetyl-CoA epoxidase subunit PaaB; its protein translation is MSDTTDWPLWEVFVRSRRGLSHTHAGSLHAPDAAMALRNARDLYTRRGEGVSLWVVPSTAITASSPDEKDPFFEPAADKAYRHPTFYEIPEGVKHL
- the paaC gene encoding 1,2-phenylacetyl-CoA epoxidase subunit PaaC, encoding MTRTVPPTPTALPTTRPTAHPAALPLGDDALVLSHRLGEWAGNAPVLEEEVALANIALDLLGQARILLSMAGDEDELAYLREERAFRNLQLVEQPNGDFAHTIARQLYFSTYQRLLHEALAAGDTPFAPLAAKAVKEVAYHQDHAEQWTLRLGDGTRESRARMSRATEALWRYTGEMFQPLDGLDLDWAGIRDAWTRSVSGVLEAATLALPEGPQSGAWRAGAGRDGLHTESFGRMLAEMQHLHRSHPGASW
- the paaD gene encoding 1,2-phenylacetyl-CoA epoxidase subunit PaaD — translated: MVTTHSVPGAASPAATDDRGQEPGTDTALEARLRRLAGSVLDPELPVITLAELGVLRAVRLRGPGRVEVDLTPTYTGCPAVEAMSLDIERVLHAHGIPDVTVRSVLAPAWTTDDITDEGRRKLREFGIAPPRTQRPTSPVEIRLGPTRAADPSAAAPAPAALEPVTCPVCGSADTELLSRFSSTACKALRRCLACREPFDHFKEL
- a CDS encoding 2Fe-2S iron-sulfur cluster-binding protein → MARFHALRVAAVDRLTDDSVALTFDVPPELRASYRHAPGQHLALRRVLDGTEVRRTYSICSPAPGPEGPRTLRVGVRLVDGGAFSTYALKDLTVGDEVDVMLPAGRFTLDPAPGRYAAVVGGSGITPVLSIAGTLLEREPEARFCLLRGDRTTASTMFLEEVADLKDRFPDRFQLVTALSREEQQAGLASGRLDRERLTALLPALLPVERVAGWFLCGPLGLVEGAERALLGLGVSRSRIHEEIFHVDAAPAPADRVPAPAHSSVTARLDGRAGTWAVQDGETLLEAVLRNRPDAPYACKGGVCGTCRAFLVSGEVRMDRNFALEPEETGAGFVLACQSRPVTEEVELDFDR
- a CDS encoding rhodanese-like domain-containing protein, whose protein sequence is MPTVGVSDLSDGDFLLDVREDDEWEAGHAAGALHIPMSEFVARYGELTEAAPQDGRVHVICRSGGRSAQVTMYLAQQGIDAANVAGGMEAWQAEGRPVTDPKGNPGFVV